The genome window TTCTGCTTGAAATGCAAAGACCTCTTCAATGTCTTTATCCCGAGTCAACTTAAGTCGCATTCTTCTAACGAGTACTTGATGAGCGTCCAAGCTTGCAGAAAGAAGGTATTCTCGAGAATGGTTCTCTAATTCTCCATCAATGTAAAGCGGATTTACATTTTCAGAATTTTGATCAGTTAAGCTATGTTGCACGAGGCGCACTAATTTAATTTTGCCCTTTTGGTTGGCTAAAAAAGCAGCATAAATCTGGTCCCCGTCAAGATCGATACCAAGAGTATTGTCATCAGAAGGCATATACGGCATAAAAGGCCAAAATTAAATAAGTTTAAAGTTGAAATGATAACAAAATAAAAGTGGGGCGACAAGGGCTTTTATTTTCGTTACAGGAAAGCTATTCAGAAGCGAGGAAAACTAGAACTTTGCATAGGCAGATTCTCTCAAAAGAGTGACTTTAAGGTTAGAGTTGGCAATGGATATATTTATGCCAACCTATGCAGATGGCTCTACCTAGTAAGCTCTAAACTTCGTGATAAGTGCTCAAATGAAAACTGGTTTTTAAACATTAAAGAGACGCAAATTATGCATTGAAAATTAGGATCCCTCTTGTAAAGCGGAGCGACCATGTGCACGTCCAAAATGAATCATGAGCTCTTTCCTAAGGATCGGTTATTTGAATCCCTCTCTAGAAATGAAGTTAAGGAGTAAGAGTAAAAATTTAAAGAAATAAGGTATCCAAAAATATGCCTCTAGAGAGGCCTCGTCGATGTGATTATGCAAAAGACAAGTAAATTTATTTTATTAATTTGATTTTTTCGTGCTATAAGTATTTTTTGCTAAATAGAAATTATTTCTATGAAAAAAATTTGTCATTCTCATGTCAATGAGTAAGATAAATTTCAAAAAAAATAAGGAAAAGCCACTCATGCACGCTCCTACAAATCCACCACGATTAGAGGCAAATTTAAAAGAAATTGAGTCTGTTCAATCAAAAAAAAGATTTTATGCAAATGAGATTAAACCTAAGCTAATATCTTCAATCGCCAAAGAAATACTTGAAAATCAAGTTAACCTTACTAGTGATAATTATAAAAATGTATTTCGACTAGCAAAAATTCTAACACGCTCTGCGTCAGCCATTGGTTTCGAAGAAAATAGAAACCTAGTTGAGACGATAAAGGCTATTAGTACAGCAATATTTAAAGCAAAAGTTGAATTAAATTCTCATCGACGCTCAAGGACTTCTCGTTCCCAGGCCCCTCCTAGAAAAGAAAATCTTTTTCATTTGCTTGCAGCCAAAGGCGCATTTAGAATTGTCCAAGCATTGACAGACCTTGATCCCAATCTGGCTTGTGATTTAAAAGACCATAGAGAAATGACGGCCTTAGCGTACGCTAAGGAGTCACAAGCTCAATATGCTAACAGGGAAGAGGGCCCACGTGAGGGGCATAGAAAGATTATTAAACTTTTTACAGTTTTAAATTCTTTTTTATCCCAAAAGATTGTTGCAGGAAAAACCATTCGATGTACTAAGGGAAAGGACCCTAGCGTTAGTGAATTGATCGATCATATAGATAAAATGGGATTGAAAATTATTAATTCTTACCAATACCAAAACGTATCTTACCATTGCACAAATGTTTTTACCTATGCTGTCAGACCCTTTAGTGGGAGGTCTCTAATATTTGCGTTTGTGGAACACTCAGGCACACTTTATCCACGCCTATTTTGGCTCAGCAAATCACAAGCCATTTGGAGGAGGTTTGATAAAAGGTTTAAAAATTGGATAGGGAAGACAAGCAAGGGTGAAGGACGTTTAGCCGTACCTATCGCAGTTAATATGCTTTTTTTCAAGATCTTTAATGAAAATTTAATTAAGGAATTACCCAGTAATAAAGATCCGGAGCCTTTTTTTAAACAGGTCATTTCTTGGAGCGCTAAAAGCAAATCCAAGAAAAGGAGCGATAAAGAGCAAGATGCAAGCGACTTAGATAAGACTGATATAGAAGCAAATAGTGCGTCCGCAACCAAAGATAATTTGGAAGTTATTGGCCCCAGGAAATTACCTTCTAATCCAAGCAAAAACAACATGGTTAATATTGACTTGGATCCAGATTTTACTACTTGTCAATCATTACATTTAATTGAGAGTCCTTTTTACGGAAAATTAGTTGCTAGAACCTTTTTATCTTTTGACAAAACAATTCGTTACCTTTTTTTAGAGAATACAAACCGACAGGTGTTTTTAGCTGGAGCTGAATTTGTTAGAGAGAATGTAAATACAAGAGGAATAAATGAAAATTGGGTAGACTTGGGTAGCTTATCTCTTCCTCTAAAAGAATATCGTGGTCAATTTCACGCAAGTTTTTTAAACGAGTCTGATAAAGCTAAGATTGAACGAAAGATAAAAGTAGGATATGTATCTACATGGAATTACTTGCTTCAGATGCCTTTTATACAGGATTATTACCGGTCCCCTCGAGGGTCATGATTTAGTCGAAATACAGCAATCTCAATTTATAGCTTTTATGTAGTAGCCTCTCTTGCTGCTCGGCTGGTTATGGAGAAATATTTGCTTTGAGGGAGGCCTGCACTAAGGTGTGGCGCGTGAAAGCCTTTATCCCATAAAAGCTATAAAAAAATCTATGATGCTTGCTGATAACAAGCAAGAAAGCATAGTGTAATGCTGCCTTTTCCTTCTGTATAACTAGGTAGTTTCATAAGAAATTCTAATTTTTTTATTCTTTATAATTATCTTAGGCCGATGAATAAAAAATGATACACTTTCCTCTAAAAAAATTTTAAACTCTGGGAAGGTCAAAAAAATTATTTAATTAATGAAACCGCTACTCATGTTCTTTATCTTTATTTCTTGTTAAGGTTGTAAGCCATTATACTAATTTGTTGAATTTAGGCTAAATTCTAGGAAGTAATTCATCCTTACCTCAAAATTAAACCGCTATAATTTTTTCAGAAAAACTTTTCAATAACCCCTAATTAAAAATCCTCTATAAATTATTTGTAAGTAGAACCATTAAAAATATAAACCTAATTTCGAATACTAGATATTAAATTAAAAATATTAATATAATTATTATTATAATTTAATCATAGGTAACTACTATGAATAGTATCGATTCAGGTTTAAGTAGTACAAATCCAGGAACACCAGTTACTAAGGAACAATCTGAGAAAAAAGCTGATAAAACTCTTATTGAAAAAGCTATCGAAGGAGTTAAAGAACATTCATCCTCCCTCCAAGGAACTATTCCCCCTGTTCCCACCTCTACTAATCAAGCCAAAATCGAAGAAACATTACAATCTCTACCCTCTCATGTTAGGGAGTCAATATCAATAGCCTCTATTGAAAAAATAGATTGGGAAGAATTGGCTTCCCTTCCTGAAGAAGATCAAGCTTTCGTTCATTTTGCTAATAGTATGATGATTAATGGGATTATTTGTAGAGAACGCGCTAATCAACTCGGGTTGCTTCAAGTCAGTTCGTTAGATAAAAACCTTCGACCGGAGAAGGAAGTAGAAGTCAATGCTTATAAATCCTCTCAAGGGATTACAAAAAGTTTGTTTGACCCTGCTAAAGGAGCTATCTCTATTTTACTTGAAAGAAAAAACGATTCTCCCAATGTAGATTATGCTCCTTTAACTCCAGAACAGGAAGCAAAACTTAGTTCGATGGGGCCTCTTGCTGCCGTAATGAGAAGTTCAATATTGAAAAATAGTCCTTTAATGCTTAAGGGAGAACCTCAAGAGATACATGAGATAATAGAAGAGCTTTCTAAGCGTGCCCATGCAGGCATACTCATTATAATCGATCCAAATGATTTAGAACTTAAAAATAATGAAGATCAAAAAATAGAAGATGTTAAAGGTTCTCTTAATCATAGTTGGATCGAGAGATCACTCCCAGATCAACCTTGCCTGGAAGTCAAGATAAATGCCAATATCGCTGCCTCAAGTTTCAGCTTAATTCTTTTGCCGAAGCATTATAAACCCTATAAGAAATTTTTTGTTCTTCAGGAACCCATTAAATTTGTGGATTCGGTTGAAAGTGAAATTACCTACAATTTCCCTCCCCCCGAACCTATGAGAGATAGGACCAATACCAGTGTGAAGGTTCCCTTATTACACCCTAATTTTGAAAAGGAAGCCCAAGAATATTTGCAAGAAATGCAGAAGACTACTCACCCCTCTTACATCATTCAACATGTGGGTAAAGGACCTAGACCAAATGATCCAATGTTCACAGATTATTGGTCTCAGGTTAGCCCTGAACATTATAAGGAATGGCTATCTAAATAAAGATAGCCCTGTATTCAGGACAAATTTACTGTGCCCAAAGAGGAGCAATCTTTCGCCCTGCTTTGCCTTTGGTATCAGTTAAATAGCTAATCTGATCAATTTGAGTAGGATAATCGTTAGCAAGGATCTTTTTTAGACACTTTCTAGGTTTATCACTGTATAAATAACCAAGTCTTTGGCTAACAATTTCTGCAATAGGTTTTTTAGCTTGTCGGATTGTCAATTGCATTAGCGTTGATTCAGAAGGGATTTTTAACGTTTTAGCAAAGTATAACGTTAAAAAGGCGTCATCTGTTGCCTTCTCTTCGATTGTTTTACTATATTCTTTAAGAATATCTCTCGCTAACTTATCAATCTCGGTATGTGTTTCTATTTTCGCATGATCTTGTGCTTTAAATTTTGTATAAATAGCCTCCAATTCCTGTTCTAATTTACTTTGATCGGCATAGGACTTTGAAATGTTATTATCCAGCCAGTCATGAAAAAAGCGATGAGAATTTTCCGGAGCTACTACTAGATACCAATTGGCAATTTCTTCTGTGGGAAGCTTGTTTAATACTTCAATGGGGAGATCGGGATCTGCCTTGTGTAACAATTTTGCAAAAGCATCTTTGCAGACAGCCGCTGCTTTAATTTGTGGTGGTGGAATGTCCATAAAATCTATTTTTGCTTTTTTATAATGCAATTGGATCTGGGGAGAGCCATCCCCCTTTGATAGAAAATTTACCATAAATTACCTGAATTATATTGTTAATTAACAGAAAACTAAAATAATTGCATACTTTAGATGCTTCAATTTTTAGTTTATTTATTTTCCAAAATATTGTTTTAGTTATATTACCATAACTTGTCAAAAATAACCATATGCTTAAGCGTAAATAAACCAAAGGAGGTTCTGGCAATCTCAGGGCCTGTGTTAATTTACATATTGTTCTATCCTTGTTTACATAGTGGGTTATAACTAAAAGTATAGGCCTATCGGTGTAAAAGTAAATTTTTAGGTTGAAGCCCAATCTTTCTATCTTTTCTGGATTCTTGGAATTGCCTCTGCAGGAGGGGTAGAAGATCTACCGTTTGATGTACAGCTGTTTTACATTTCCACAATGATAAGAAAAAGCATCTTAATTTTTTACACAACAAGCCGAAATAATTTAAAGCCCTATTTATTGAAGCTCTCAATAAAAAAGAAAAGGATCTTATTACAAGTTGTCTTAAACTTATGAATCGGAAGGATCTAAATAACATCTTAAAAAGCTGTGGTAATTTCAAACTAAAGTTTGGCCGCAAAGAAATCTTTTCTCATACATCAATCTTGGAAATTTTTTTTCCAGACTACTTTGATCGAGTGTTTGCATCTCAGATGCGCGAAGTGAGGCAGGGCAAAATTGATTTGCCAGACAATGAGTTTGATTGCTTCCAAACAGCTTTGAATATGCTAATTTTTGATAAAATGGTAAGTGTCAATGAAGATAATTTGGTTAAATATTTAGAATTTTCCGATAAATACCAATTCCTGCCTTTCACAGCTCAATGCGAAAAATTTATCTTAGGTCATTTTGAGGAAATTGATGTTAAGGATATTGTGAAATTGGCAGACCTTTATCACTTAGAGGCGGTTAAGCCCATTCTAATTCAAAAAATCATGCAAAAAGAATTGCTAGGACATGTTATGAAGCATAGTTTGTTTGTAAGCAGCTTTATGAATAAAAATGTAGCCACTTGGCCAGATGCAAATGAGATGAGTCCTCAAGCCGAAACATTCATCCGCAATGCGAAGCAACAAGAAAAATTCAAAGGGGCAACTGACTGAAGAGACAGGACGTATTTATCGGTGACGTAAAGACATAAAGATCTTTCATCGCCTACGACGCTATTTAAGCGCCTTTTGAAAAGTGCTTTTAATTAGAACTAAAATCGCATCTTAATAAACAGTAGCCAATAGTTCATGGAGAATCAGGGCTTCTTTAATTTCTCTCCAAAAATGTCAATGAGTTGAAATATCAACTTATTGGAGGTAGCAATACAACTATGTCAACGCCTTTTTAGAAAGTTCCCTTTTCTTGATGATGGCTTTGTTAATGAAGAGACCTTTATCACCCCTATTGAAAATGTAGCAAGAGGGAGGAGTCTGAGCCATTTTAGAACTGCAGTGGAAGAAGCAGTAGGTGGTGTTTTCAATAAATCGATATTTTTTGAGCCATAGCGTAAAAAAGCTTTATAAATTTATTTTTGTAAATTTAATTATGAAAAAGCAAAAAACTTTACTATTTTTATAGACCAAATTCAGAGTTCTTCTTTCCTGTCATTCATCTGTAAGGTGTGCCTCTAGAAATTCTCAGCTTTTTAGGGACCCTCTCATGTTCAATTCGTTTTTTAAAAAGGTATTCCTGTAAATCCTTTTTTTTTAAAATACTTGTTCAATTGTTTATACACAGGTCTCATTTATTAAATTAATTAAAAAGGGTTCCACGTAGTCAAGCTGGGAGGATCTGTGAGAAGAAGAAATTCTATCTTCTTATTTTCACACCAAAAAAGTATGAAATCTTTGTAAATAAACGCTGATTTGAACTTCGTTTGTTTACAGCCCACTACTTTTGAGCAAAGAGGATCCAAGACGAAGTGACGAGATGCTTAGGCCAAAACAGGAAATAGATGGTTTATTTAACAGAATATTGGGATGACGAGGACGATGAACCCTCAAATGAGGGAATTTATGCGGAAGATTTAGACAGCAAAAAGATGTGCTGGTTTAAAAAAGATAGCTCAGTGGCACATTCTAAAATTCCCTCCCTACTTGAATCAGAGGTTAAAATTGATGAGGAACCTGCAAGGCAGCATATTTACAAAAAAGCTTTAAAATCCAAGATGTGCCAATGCAAACAGGAATGTTGGGATGCTCTGACAGATATTGTACATCCAAGCTATGTACGCAAAATATCCCAAATACTCGCCTATGCGTATGAACAAGAAAATTTAGTTGCGTTAAGTGTCGCTTCAGAATTCAACTTAGATCAATTTAATTTTTTAGCCATTCTCGAAAAAGAAAAAGTTTTTGAGGAGGAACTTTTAGAATATTTGGACACCTCTCCAGAAGAGCCATTTGGGGAGAATTCAAACAAAGATGAATCATAAGCTCGCACATTTTCAAGCTGTTTTTGGCAATTAATAGCAGTTTTCCAATGATAAATTTAAATTCAGAACCTACTTACATAGCTCTTAAGCGCATGCAGAATAGTCCAAAGCCTCTTCTCCAATTCTTCATTAAGCTCTAAATAATTAGAACAAACCCAAGCTTCCAATGGGCAGTATGGGAAAATAGCAATTACAAGATCAGCCAAGATCTAAATTTGAAAAATTGAATTTTTTAACACAGCCTACTTTCGATTACCTCATTTCTTATAAAATTAGAGTTCAAGTCAAATTGGGGAACTTTTTCAAGTTGAAAATTGCGCTTTGCTTTTATCCACAATGACAAAAAAAGCAATTTTAGTTATTATCTATCTTTTAATTTGGTGATTTAAAATGCTTACACAAATGATTTCACTTTTGTTTCAAGTTTACATGATCATGCTCTTTGTCCGTATTCTTGGATCATGGGTGCCTGAATTTCAGACAACAAAACCGATGCTATTTGTGGCCTACTATACGGATCCCTACTTGAATCTTTTTAGAAGAGTGATTCCCCCCTTGGGATTTATCGATATTAGCCCTATCTTCGCCTTTTTAGCGCTGCAGCTTCTCAGAGGGTTCTTTTTGAGTCTCGCCCTATGAATAAGGCTTTTCGGCTTGGTAATCTCACTCTTCCATCGAATATTTTTTATGCCCCGCTTGCCGGCTGCTCTGATTTTCCCTTTCGCAAGATGTCAGCAAAATACCGTCCAGGGCTTATGTACTGTGAAATGGTTAAGATGGACGCTATCGTACGCAATGATTCCAACACCTACCATTTGCTCGACTATGATGTCAGTATGCATCCTATTGGCGGGCAGCTCTGTGGGTCAAAACCGCAGATTGCAGGCCAAGCTGCCAAAATTATTGAAGACCTTGGATTTGATGTTGTCGATTTAAATTGTGGTTGCCCTGTGGATAAGATCACAAAGGATGGTAGTGGATCCGGAATGCTAAAAAATCCCAAATTAATTGGTGAAGTGATTGCCAACATGGTTGCTGCTGTAAAAATTCCTGTTACGGTGAAAATACGTGCAGGGTGGGATGAAGAATCCATTATCGCCTCCGAGATCACAAAGATTGCTGAAGAAGCAGGAGCACAAGCGATTTGTATTCACGGAAGAACACGCGAACAAGCCTACAAAGGCCCTGCGAATTGGGATCATATCAAGGCATGCAAACAAGCTGCAAAAAAGATTAAAGTGATAGGCAACGGAGATGTGTTTGATGCCCAAGCCGCTTTAAATATGTTTGACCAAACAGGCTGCGATGCAGTCTTAGTCTCACGCGGAACTCTTGGACAGCCCTGGATTGCGGAAGACATCTACCAACTTCGCGACAATCAAACCATCAAAGAAAGATCATTAGCTGAGACAAAGCAGGAACTTTTAGAACATTTTGAGGAAACTCTCCGCTATCATAATGAGAGGCGTACAGTGATTGAAATGAGACGTGTTGGCTGTTGGTATCTTAAAAAGTCTTCTAATACAAAAAGTTTTCGTGAAAAAATTAGCAAAGCACAAAATATTCAGGAAGTTCGCGAACTCATTTTAACCCTTGAGGGGTAGCTCGTGGCTGAATTAGAAATGCATGTTCTCGTTTCAGGAAGAGTGCAGGGCGTGGGCTTTAGATACAAGACCCTTTCGCATGCTCAAAGGCTAGGCTTAAAAGGGTTTGTTCGCAATCTTCCCAACGGCAAAGTGGAAATCCTTGCCCAGGGTAAAGAAGAGGATTTAAAAAAACTTTTGCTTCTTCTAAAGACGCAAGTGGGTCCCGCACTTATTCAAGACATCGAAAAGAAAGTGTCTCCTATTCAAGAAAAACTTTCCGATTTCTCCATCAAAAAATAGAAAACTTGGCTTCTTCTGTTTGCCAAAGCTCCCTAATTAAAGGGCGTTTTAATCATCGGCTTGTTGATTCAGTAAGGGCGTTAGCCACCAAGCAAAGGAAGAAGTAGTGAGAAGCTCTTCGGCTATTTTATGCGCTAAAGTGAGTGTAAGCCGTTTTTTGGCATTATCAAGCCATTCTTTAGCTAAACCATTGCCTCTTTCAAGTTCTCCTTTTAACACAAGCATGAGTTCAATCTGATCTGCATCATGAGCAATCTGTGATTCAAGGGTCTCTTTTTGGCGGTATTCTTCGTGAAGCTTATAAATTTCTTCGCCGATTCGGCATTCCGACTTGAGATCTTCTAATACTTTTATCTCATCAGCTGAAACATAGCGTTTGTTTACATAATTTAGATCACCTGTCCTAGCTTCAGGAAGGTCATGAAGAAGGCACATCAGCAATAATTTTTTTTCATCGATAGGCTGTTCAATTTCTTTAGAAAGGGCATAGGCGATTAAGGTCATTCTAAAGCTATGTGCAGCGACGCTTTGCTTACCACTCCCTAAAAAGGCGAAGCCCGATCGGGGAATGGTATCAAGCATGCCGATCTCATGAAAAAGATGTATAAGGTCTTTCATAGCTCCTTAAAACTCCATAGGTTTGTTTTAAAGGAGGGAAAATTCATCTACATGCAAGTGCCAAAAATAGCTTAAAGTAAAGAACTTTTACATAAAAAATGGCGCAATCGTGAGAAAAAAAATGGCATCCTAGGTCGATAACACTGGGGTAGCAGATATTTCTATTCCTTTTTTTAAAATAAATCGTCAATCATCACGTTTTAAAAAAACTGCTATTTTGCTAGTCTGCCAATAGACTTACTTAATAAAACCCTTAATTTAAGTAGCGCATGGAAGAAGATCCTTTCCACTATTATAAAGAAATTTACGATACGGTCATCCCTGATCTTGACTATTACCTTAGACAGATTGATTGCAGAGATGGGTGTCCTGTCAACACGGATCCTCGGGGATACATGATCGCATTGCATGCCGGAAATTACCTGGAAGGCTATAAAATTGCGCGGGGGCCCAACCCTTTTGCCTCAATTTGCGGTATGATTTGCGGAGCGCCTTGCGAAACAACCTGTCGCCGCGATAGGGTGGACAAAACATTGACAATTAGAGCACAAAAAAGATTTTTAGATGAGTGGTTTGGGCTAAGCAGAGAAGCGCATATCAAATCATTGGAAATGAGCTACGCTAGAGGCTCTGTTCACCCCACCCCTAATGGCCTAAGGGTAGCTTGTGTCGGTGCTGGGGTGGCTTCAATGACAGTTGCGCACGATCTCTTGCGTTTAGGATATGCAGTCGATATCTATGAAATGATGCGCATCCCGGGAGGAATGCTGACGTACGGCGTTCCCACCTATCGCTTAAAAAATGAGATTGCTATCAATGAATGCGCAGCCATTGAATACTTGGGTGCCAAAATTCATTACAATATAAAAGTGGGTCAGGATATCACTCTAACCGAATTGCAGGAACAATATAACGCGGTATTTATCGGAGTTGGTTTATGGAAATCAAGAGAGCTTCCTATACCAGGAGCAGATGAGCCGGATATCATAAGAGGCATCGAGTACCTACGTGTCCGCTGTGTCGAAGAACGTTGGAAAATTGGAGAAAACATCATTGTGATCGGAGGAGGAAATGTAGCTTTCGACGTTGCTAGAACCTCCGTTCGCAATGGGGCCAAAAAAGTAACCATGGTTTGTTTAGAATCACGAGACGAGCAGACAGCCGATGAATTTGAGATCGAAGATGGCCGTGAAGAGGGAGTGAGCGTTATCAACCGCGTAGGGCCTCTTGCTGTTATTCGCGATGCAGAAGGCAAAGTTACTGGGTTAAAGGTTCAAAAAATCTATTCCCTCTTCGATCATACAGGAAGATTTGCCCCCCAATTTATTCCTGAATCCGAATACATCATCCCTTGCGACACGATTGCTTTAGCGATTGGGCAGTCCATCGATGGGAGTTTATTTAACGGGTGGGGTAAAAGGAATGAGCTGGTGATCGATCGTGGCATCATTAAGACAGAACGTGGTACGGGCAGGACAACCGTGAAAGGGGTTTATGCTGGAGGTGACGCTGCTTTCGGTCCGGCTCTCTTTATCACTGCAATAAGGCATGGGCAAGATGCAGCTAAAGCCATTGACAGCGACTTAAGAGGAACAAGGCCCTATCAAGAATTTGTCGCAGAGTGGACAGAGCTGAACCCCATGCGAGATAAAACTTATCTTCGCACGAAATGGGCGCTTCCAAGTATGCAGCCGCCGGATGTGCGTATTCATAACGAAAACATGGTAGAAAATAACTACACCCTCGAAGAGGCTCATGAACAGGCAAACCGCTGCTTACAATGCCACGTAAACCCCGTTTTTGATGGTGCACTTTGTATTAAATGCAATGGCTGCGTTGATGTTTGCCCTTGCAATTGCTTAAAGCAGGTTCCCATTAGCAAGTTAAATCTTGATGTTGGCGTAGGACACGTACGCACAGCCGTCGACAACTACTATGGAGTGAATTCGATTCAATTGCCCGACGATGAATTGGAGCTCATGGGGACAGCGATGCTAAAAGATGAGGATCTCTGCATTCGTTGTGGGCTTTGTGCTGAAAAGTGCCCTACGCAAGCTGTGACGATGGATGCTATGAATTACTCTTTCCGCTGGATAGGATAATGTTTTGGTACTTAAGCAGTTCCATTGCTATGGGGATCGCTTTTTTGTTGATTTATCTGTATTACTTGCATAAAGGGCAATTTGAAGAATCTGAAGATGTGAAATTTCAAATATTTCGCGATGAAGAAAATGAGAACCACTGAATGGAGAGAAGATGCCTAAATACCGTAATTCTTTAAATGTCGATCCCGACGATAAAGATCCTATGATTACTAGAAGATCTTTTTTAGCCTTAATGGGTGTCGGGGCTTGCGTATTAGGGGTGGGAGGATTAGCCAATGCCTCCTTTTTAGGATTTTTATACCCTAATGCGATGAAAGTTCCTCCCAGTCTTTTTTCAATAGGACGTCCAGAAGACGTTCTTTCGCGTACGGGGAAAATTTTTAATCCAAAACAAAAAGTTTTCATTGAAGCGGAAGGAGGAAAAGTCCGTGTGCAGACAGCTGTTTGTACCCATTTAGGATGTACCGTAAATATGGTGGAGACGGGTTATTCCTGCCCCTGCCATGGCTCAACCTATGATCAACATGGTTTGAATACAGGAGGACCAGCTCCTCTTCCCTTAGTTTATTTTAAAGTGTTTAAAGGAGCTTCCGGGGACATTATGGTTGATAAAGCGAACACAACACTTGACTGGGATGCTGCTTGGTATTCCCCCACAATATAGGAGTAGGTAATGGCTGTTTTTGGAGGTAAACCGAGAGAGAGTTGGGGAGAGTATTTAGTCAATCTTCCTTCCCTCATTGTGCGATCAATTTTTCGCCATAATTATCCGAACAATGACGTGGATCGCTCTGAAATCGTCTTTAAAAACTTTTTTCTTCACTTCCACCCGGTAAAATGCCACAAGCATTCGTTGGATCCTTTCTATACATTAGGCCTTGGCACAATTACGACAAGCTTATTTATGCTCCTGGTTTTCACGGGGATCATTCTTATGTTTTATTATATTCCTGCTGAAGATCGCGCTTACGATATTATGAAAGATTGGCAGGACACAACTCCTTTTGCCATGATGTACCGTAACATGCACCGTTGGTCTGCCCATATGATGGTGTTGTTTGTCTTTTTGCACATGTCAAGGGTGTTTTATACGGCAGGTTATAAGGGGACGCGACGCTTTA of Chlamydiales bacterium STE3 contains these proteins:
- a CDS encoding hypothetical protein (Product derived from UniProtKB/Trembl:Q6MBB0), whose protein sequence is MHAPTNPPRLEANLKEIESVQSKKRFYANEIKPKLISSIAKEILENQVNLTSDNYKNVFRLAKILTRSASAIGFEENRNLVETIKAISTAIFKAKVELNSHRRSRTSRSQAPPRKENLFHLLAAKGAFRIVQALTDLDPNLACDLKDHREMTALAYAKESQAQYANREEGPREGHRKIIKLFTVLNSFLSQKIVAGKTIRCTKGKDPSVSELIDHIDKMGLKIINSYQYQNVSYHCTNVFTYAVRPFSGRSLIFAFVEHSGTLYPRLFWLSKSQAIWRRFDKRFKNWIGKTSKGEGRLAVPIAVNMLFFKIFNENLIKELPSNKDPEPFFKQVISWSAKSKSKKRSDKEQDASDLDKTDIEANSASATKDNLEVIGPRKLPSNPSKNNMVNIDLDPDFTTCQSLHLIESPFYGKLVARTFLSFDKTIRYLFLENTNRQVFLAGAEFVRENVNTRGINENWVDLGSLSLPLKEYRGQFHASFLNESDKAKIERKIKVGYVSTWNYLLQMPFIQDYYRSPRGS
- a CDS encoding Uncharacterized protein (Product derived from UniProtKB/Trembl:D1R6F7), whose product is MNSIDSGLSSTNPGTPVTKEQSEKKADKTLIEKAIEGVKEHSSSLQGTIPPVPTSTNQAKIEETLQSLPSHVRESISIASIEKIDWEELASLPEEDQAFVHFANSMMINGIICRERANQLGLLQVSSLDKNLRPEKEVEVNAYKSSQGITKSLFDPAKGAISILLERKNDSPNVDYAPLTPEQEAKLSSMGPLAAVMRSSILKNSPLMLKGEPQEIHEIIEELSKRAHAGILIIIDPNDLELKNNEDQKIEDVKGSLNHSWIERSLPDQPCLEVKINANIAASSFSLILLPKHYKPYKKFFVLQEPIKFVDSVESEITYNFPPPEPMRDRTNTSVKVPLLHPNFEKEAQEYLQEMQKTTHPSYIIQHVGKGPRPNDPMFTDYWSQVSPEHYKEWLSK
- a CDS encoding hypothetical protein (Product derived from UniProtKB/Trembl:Q6MCH3); the protein is MVNFLSKGDGSPQIQLHYKKAKIDFMDIPPPQIKAAAVCKDAFAKLLHKADPDLPIEVLNKLPTEEIANWYLVVAPENSHRFFHDWLDNNISKSYADQSKLEQELEAIYTKFKAQDHAKIETHTEIDKLARDILKEYSKTIEEKATDDAFLTLYFAKTLKIPSESTLMQLTIRQAKKPIAEIVSQRLGYLYSDKPRKCLKKILANDYPTQIDQISYLTDTKGKAGRKIAPLWAQ
- a CDS encoding putative membrane protein YlmG (Product derived from UniProtKB/Swiss-Prot:O31729;Gene name derived from UniProtKB/Swiss-Prot:O31729), coding for MLTQMISLLFQVYMIMLFVRILGSWVPEFQTTKPMLFVAYYTDPYLNLFRRVIPPLGFIDISPIFAFLALQLLRGFFLSLAL
- a CDS encoding putative tRNA-dihydrouridine synthase (Product derived from UniProtKB/Swiss-Prot:P45672;Gene name derived from UniProtKB/Swiss-Prot:P45672;EC number derived from UniProtKB/Swiss-Prot:P45672), producing the protein MNKAFRLGNLTLPSNIFYAPLAGCSDFPFRKMSAKYRPGLMYCEMVKMDAIVRNDSNTYHLLDYDVSMHPIGGQLCGSKPQIAGQAAKIIEDLGFDVVDLNCGCPVDKITKDGSGSGMLKNPKLIGEVIANMVAAVKIPVTVKIRAGWDEESIIASEITKIAEEAGAQAICIHGRTREQAYKGPANWDHIKACKQAAKKIKVIGNGDVFDAQAALNMFDQTGCDAVLVSRGTLGQPWIAEDIYQLRDNQTIKERSLAETKQELLEHFEETLRYHNERRTVIEMRRVGCWYLKKSSNTKSFREKISKAQNIQEVRELILTLEG
- a CDS encoding Acylphosphatase (Product derived from UniProtKB/Swiss-Prot:Q3M4K7;Gene name derived from UniProtKB/Swiss-Prot:Q3M4K7;EC number derived from UniProtKB/Swiss-Prot:Q3M4K7) → MAELEMHVLVSGRVQGVGFRYKTLSHAQRLGLKGFVRNLPNGKVEILAQGKEEDLKKLLLLLKTQVGPALIQDIEKKVSPIQEKLSDFSIKK
- a CDS encoding Metal dependent phosphohydrolase (Product derived from UniProtKB/Trembl:A0LMK1) translates to MKDLIHLFHEIGMLDTIPRSGFAFLGSGKQSVAAHSFRMTLIAYALSKEIEQPIDEKKLLLMCLLHDLPEARTGDLNYVNKRYVSADEIKVLEDLKSECRIGEEIYKLHEEYRQKETLESQIAHDADQIELMLVLKGELERGNGLAKEWLDNAKKRLTLTLAHKIAEELLTTSSFAWWLTPLLNQQADD